The Acinetobacter defluvii genome includes a region encoding these proteins:
- a CDS encoding BON domain-containing protein, translating into MLNRIVITMLCVASLSGCASFISGGTGSTPVGTESGVRSLGQVFIDSSIERTAKINLYKLDARFKQSRVNINSFHSNVLLTGQVPDVHLKQLAEDNVRAMSDVKTVHNYITVGNQISYSTIMQDASVTANTRGLIMKAPVVSDNKVMVHTEDGVLYVMGRLNNAESDDLNDVLQKVGNITKIVTLLDNIEQNSRQVQSSSFAATPTVSNVQPDVQTPVAIDPDAVEPSNNVQP; encoded by the coding sequence GTGTTAAACCGAATTGTCATTACAATGTTGTGTGTAGCAAGTTTATCTGGATGTGCGAGTTTCATTTCTGGGGGGACAGGGAGTACACCTGTAGGCACAGAAAGTGGCGTTAGATCGCTGGGTCAGGTATTTATTGATTCTTCCATTGAACGTACTGCAAAAATTAATTTATATAAATTGGATGCAAGATTTAAACAATCTCGTGTAAATATTAATAGTTTTCACAGCAATGTACTGCTAACAGGACAAGTGCCTGATGTGCATTTAAAACAATTGGCTGAAGATAATGTTCGTGCCATGAGTGATGTAAAAACAGTACACAATTATATTACTGTGGGTAATCAGATCAGTTATAGCACCATTATGCAAGATGCATCAGTCACTGCCAATACCCGTGGTTTGATCATGAAAGCGCCTGTCGTGTCTGACAATAAAGTTATGGTACATACGGAAGATGGGGTGCTTTATGTCATGGGACGTTTAAATAATGCTGAAAGTGATGATTTAAATGATGTACTGCAAAAAGTGGGTAACATCACTAAGATTGTGACCCTATTAGATAATATCGAACAAAATAGCCGTCAAGTGCAAAGCTCATCATTTGCAGCCACACCAACAGTATCAAACGTTCAGCCTGATGTACAAACACCAGTGGCAATTGATCCTGATGCTGTAGAGCCAAGTAATAATGTTCAACCCTAA
- the nudC gene encoding NAD(+) diphosphatase, translating into MSDQTTDLSLAYIFHHHQLLVDENFQLPKVEQLASDLVFRSGDQIIARDLFIEEDIPEGYQLVPIRQLIAQWTKIQFEQASRALQLLEWRRNHKFCSHCGHETEVHPREYAMVCPACRYHQYPRVQPCIITVITRGQDEILLAKNAKNTSNMYGLIAGFVEVGETLEEAVTRETLEEVGIKVKNIQYLASQPWPFPSNLMLAFKAEYESGEIVLQEEEISDAKFFKFNALPEIPISGSIAHAMIEHVIHNKKMPD; encoded by the coding sequence ATGTCTGACCAAACTACTGACTTATCACTTGCCTATATTTTCCATCACCATCAACTTTTGGTCGATGAAAATTTCCAACTGCCCAAGGTTGAACAACTCGCAAGTGATCTAGTCTTTCGCTCGGGAGATCAAATCATCGCCCGAGATTTATTTATTGAAGAAGATATTCCTGAAGGTTATCAACTTGTACCTATTCGTCAACTGATTGCCCAGTGGACAAAAATTCAATTTGAACAAGCCAGTCGTGCTTTACAACTCTTAGAATGGCGCCGTAATCATAAATTTTGTAGCCATTGTGGGCATGAAACTGAAGTCCATCCGCGTGAATATGCAATGGTTTGCCCTGCTTGTCGTTATCATCAATACCCACGTGTACAACCCTGTATTATTACTGTGATTACACGTGGACAAGATGAGATCTTACTGGCGAAAAATGCTAAAAACACCAGCAATATGTATGGTTTAATCGCAGGTTTTGTCGAAGTAGGTGAAACTTTGGAAGAAGCTGTTACGCGTGAAACTTTAGAAGAAGTTGGCATTAAAGTTAAAAATATTCAATACTTAGCCAGTCAACCTTGGCCTTTCCCAAGTAATCTGATGTTGGCTTTCAAGGCTGAATATGAATCAGGTGAGATCGTCTTACAAGAGGAAGAAATCAGTGATGCAAAATTCTTTAAGTTTAATGCCTTACCTGAAATTCCAATTTCAGGCAGTATCGCCCATGCGATGATTGAACATGTGATACACAATAAAAAAATGCCTGATTAA
- a CDS encoding alpha/beta hydrolase: MFNPNFQHKQQLLLKKIQAIKAFYADFRLYDLASITINGLTPKKGYQYRTNIAYGLKARQRLDLYISTKKQDKPLIVFVHGGAWRHGDKGAYKFVGEAFSRYGYDVAIVNYHLAPQFKFPTYVDDLAIALSFLEQQQEKLGISTQKIALMGHSAGAFNITSLLYHPQRFQLPLKGQIKAIIGLAGPYHFDYKGDPLAADAFDQDIPYQQVMPYYFIEKNEVQHYLFLAENDQIVKASNSFDLKNQLEALGNHCQIRVIPKTGHVSIMGSVSSLFSRFYQTRSEIVKALEQAFKDS; encoded by the coding sequence ATGTTCAACCCTAATTTTCAACATAAACAGCAGCTACTGTTAAAAAAAATCCAAGCAATTAAAGCATTTTATGCAGACTTTCGTTTGTATGATTTGGCAAGTATCACGATTAATGGACTGACGCCGAAAAAAGGTTATCAATATCGTACTAATATTGCTTATGGTTTAAAAGCTAGACAGCGCTTGGACTTATATATTTCAACAAAGAAACAAGATAAGCCTTTAATTGTGTTTGTGCATGGCGGTGCTTGGCGTCATGGTGACAAAGGTGCTTATAAGTTTGTGGGTGAAGCATTTAGTCGCTATGGCTATGATGTTGCGATCGTGAATTATCACCTTGCGCCTCAATTTAAGTTTCCAACCTATGTCGATGATTTAGCGATTGCGTTAAGCTTTTTAGAACAACAGCAAGAAAAACTGGGGATTTCTACACAGAAGATTGCTTTGATGGGACACTCTGCAGGTGCATTTAATATTACTTCTTTGTTATACCACCCACAGCGCTTTCAGTTGCCCCTCAAAGGTCAAATCAAGGCGATCATAGGTCTAGCAGGACCTTATCATTTTGATTATAAAGGAGATCCATTGGCTGCTGATGCATTTGACCAAGATATTCCTTATCAACAAGTAATGCCTTATTATTTTATTGAAAAAAATGAAGTGCAACATTATTTGTTTTTGGCGGAAAATGACCAAATTGTGAAAGCAAGTAACAGCTTTGATTTGAAAAATCAATTAGAAGCTTTGGGTAATCATTGTCAAATTCGTGTGATTCCAAAAACAGGACATGTTTCGATTATGGGAAGTGTTTCAAGTTTATTTAGCCGTTTTTATCAGACACGGTCTGAGATTGTAAAAGCTTTGGAACAGGCTTTTAAAGATAGCTAA
- a CDS encoding chemotaxis protein, with protein MSYQTSIYFDPTALLIIKNEVDNSIQQVESAVSSLVEDQTLPFGIDDALNQFEQCAHVIRLINMPQLAQLTEYAAELMRKIMQDPRNIKTSDVLALSEGTTMLKRFVEFTCLREVKVHQFLLDTLNRLELALGKPLTQEGESIVPLLDCVEPNLDLAAAPELEKSIYVHKLYKLCLNNLLKQQEAALDFQGLELVGAYQSHLSENTPSHQYWKLTANALQSLPEIILSDARLRTLIQIETHIGAFLQDPQQFKVDTLAVANVLSLCISQDNDIGQNLREKINAGDDILTDNQLQIFSRHLYGPDFETIHTASKLITDEMSEIRNDIEYNYQNMSDEKTAELKQKLLNLANIFKVLNLSEAATELTQQAVLLSDHSSLNNENYAQQLMNSILSAMNSIGILERNYTSNRLQLRVNNLHISLDRLDDAHTVLLNETKIQIDTTTQTLVQYIAEQNNENIANIPAQLKEISGAMLFLGSPESQKTLLDSAAFVEAELSKETLLNPQQVQALLEVLASADMMIDNLQNKQPVLQSMFDIALTSSQNLQATA; from the coding sequence ATGTCTTATCAAACATCAATTTATTTCGATCCAACGGCTTTATTAATAATAAAAAATGAAGTAGATAACTCGATTCAGCAAGTTGAGTCTGCGGTCAGCAGTTTGGTGGAAGATCAAACCTTGCCTTTTGGTATCGATGACGCATTGAATCAGTTTGAACAATGTGCACATGTCATTCGTTTAATTAATATGCCACAACTCGCACAACTCACGGAGTACGCTGCTGAGTTGATGCGTAAGATCATGCAAGACCCACGTAATATCAAAACTTCAGATGTGCTAGCTTTAAGTGAAGGCACAACCATGTTAAAGCGTTTTGTGGAATTTACCTGTTTGCGTGAAGTTAAGGTTCATCAATTTTTGCTCGACACCTTAAATCGTTTAGAATTAGCCTTGGGTAAACCTCTCACTCAAGAAGGCGAAAGTATTGTTCCCCTTTTAGACTGTGTTGAGCCAAATTTAGACTTAGCTGCTGCACCTGAACTAGAAAAATCTATTTATGTACATAAACTTTATAAGCTTTGTTTAAATAATTTGCTGAAACAACAAGAAGCAGCGCTTGATTTTCAAGGTTTAGAATTAGTAGGGGCGTATCAATCCCATCTGTCAGAAAATACACCAAGTCATCAATATTGGAAATTAACCGCCAATGCTTTACAAAGTCTGCCTGAGATCATTTTAAGTGATGCACGTTTACGTACCTTAATTCAAATTGAAACGCATATTGGCGCATTTCTTCAAGACCCACAACAGTTTAAAGTTGATACTCTTGCCGTTGCCAATGTTCTGAGTTTATGTATTAGCCAAGACAATGATATTGGACAAAATCTACGTGAAAAAATCAATGCGGGCGATGATATTTTAACGGACAATCAATTACAGATTTTTAGTCGTCATTTATATGGTCCAGATTTTGAAACGATTCATACTGCGAGCAAACTCATTACTGATGAAATGAGCGAAATTCGCAATGACATTGAGTATAATTATCAAAATATGTCTGATGAAAAAACTGCCGAGTTAAAACAGAAATTGCTTAACTTAGCCAATATTTTCAAAGTATTAAACTTAAGTGAGGCTGCAACTGAGCTGACTCAACAAGCAGTATTATTGTCAGATCATAGTTCATTAAATAATGAAAACTATGCACAACAATTGATGAATAGTATTTTATCTGCAATGAACTCAATTGGTATTTTAGAACGTAATTACACCTCAAACCGTTTGCAACTACGTGTCAACAATTTGCATATTTCGCTTGATCGCTTAGACGACGCACATACGGTATTGCTTAACGAAACCAAAATCCAAATTGATACAACCACTCAAACCTTAGTACAGTACATTGCTGAACAAAACAATGAAAATATTGCCAACATTCCAGCACAACTTAAAGAAATCAGTGGTGCAATGTTGTTTTTAGGTTCCCCTGAAAGTCAAAAAACATTATTGGATAGCGCAGCTTTTGTCGAAGCAGAGTTATCAAAAGAAACATTGCTAAATCCGCAACAAGTACAAGCTTTGTTAGAAGTCTTAGCAAGTGCAGATATGATGATTGACAATTTGCAAAATAAACAACCTGTATTACAGTCCATGTTTGATATAGCATTAACGAGTAGCCAAAACTTACAAGCGACTGCCTAA